The proteins below come from a single Rhodococcus sp. WMMA185 genomic window:
- a CDS encoding alpha/beta fold hydrolase, whose protein sequence is MRRPVLLAMVLVVCSACGAGPSNRPHVAVEREGGGSEPTATAPATGNPDASLPELQVPRADLAWSDCTQSTLADLDPGTQAPPGLILECASYEAPVDASGALPNTFTMGALRARLSDTPENVAPLILTSGSDRSSSSTLAALSTGDLTPLLSTRPVIALDRRGIGSSQRIECLTPQLRRGLANLGQFDPGPGDQVDKVAALSRDATIACTDYLQPQELAFDSAHAADDIETLRRIWDVDSIGLLATGNGSAVALSYAAEYPDRVGRLILDSPEATTVDAVTSTEQRLAGQESAFDAFASACTALDCSLGPDPRAAMTDAVARASNNQIPQVSANALLTAVTGTLAATGGDRLGRIRALSDAVSAAVARETAPILALAERAEAALESDGQLITRCTDGQQWPGPDRVRELEGLWGERFPLFGSSAAIGLLACTSWPATTPPALPTELNMPVLVLDGIADPLVGNAGVGVVTGVVSGAGATTATSTWHGSGHPATQSACAQSSIVAYLSDGALPPDGSVCPA, encoded by the coding sequence ATGCGCAGACCGGTATTGCTCGCGATGGTTCTCGTGGTGTGCAGCGCGTGCGGTGCCGGACCATCCAACCGGCCGCACGTGGCCGTGGAGCGCGAGGGCGGCGGCAGCGAGCCCACCGCTACCGCGCCCGCAACCGGGAACCCTGACGCCTCCCTACCGGAACTGCAGGTCCCGAGGGCGGATCTGGCGTGGTCCGATTGCACGCAGAGCACTCTCGCGGATCTGGACCCGGGTACACAGGCACCGCCCGGCCTCATCCTCGAATGCGCCTCGTACGAAGCCCCGGTCGACGCCAGTGGCGCCCTGCCGAACACATTCACGATGGGCGCGCTGCGGGCGCGGCTGTCCGACACACCCGAGAACGTGGCACCGCTGATATTGACGTCGGGGTCGGATCGGTCATCGAGCTCGACCCTCGCAGCCCTGAGCACAGGCGACCTGACGCCCCTGCTGTCCACCCGGCCGGTGATCGCCTTGGACCGCCGCGGCATCGGGTCCTCCCAAAGGATCGAGTGCCTCACGCCGCAATTGCGGCGCGGCCTGGCCAATCTGGGACAGTTCGACCCGGGCCCGGGCGACCAGGTGGACAAGGTTGCGGCGCTCAGTCGGGACGCGACCATCGCCTGCACCGACTACCTTCAGCCACAAGAGCTGGCTTTCGACAGCGCCCATGCCGCCGACGACATCGAGACGCTGAGGCGAATCTGGGACGTCGATTCGATAGGGCTCCTGGCCACTGGCAACGGCAGTGCCGTCGCTCTCAGCTACGCTGCCGAGTACCCGGACCGAGTCGGTCGGCTCATCCTCGACTCCCCCGAGGCGACCACCGTGGATGCCGTCACCTCCACCGAGCAGCGGCTCGCCGGTCAGGAATCGGCCTTCGACGCCTTCGCCAGCGCATGCACAGCCCTGGACTGCTCCCTCGGCCCCGATCCGCGCGCAGCGATGACGGACGCGGTGGCCCGCGCCTCGAACAATCAGATTCCGCAGGTGTCCGCGAACGCGCTCCTCACCGCGGTGACCGGCACGCTCGCAGCGACCGGTGGCGACCGGCTCGGGCGCATCCGGGCGCTTTCCGATGCGGTGTCAGCCGCAGTCGCCCGCGAGACCGCACCGATCCTCGCGCTTGCGGAACGGGCCGAGGCCGCCTTGGAGAGCGACGGACAGTTGATCACGCGATGCACCGACGGCCAGCAGTGGCCGGGGCCCGACCGGGTTCGGGAGCTCGAGGGTCTGTGGGGCGAGCGCTTCCCCCTGTTCGGATCGAGCGCGGCCATCGGACTACTGGCCTGCACGTCGTGGCCTGCGACGACGCCTCCTGCCCTGCCCACCGAACTGAACATGCCGGTGCTCGTGCTCGACGGTATCGCCGATCCGCTGGTCGGGAACGCCGGCGTCGGGGTCGTGACCGGAGTCGTGTCCGGCGC
- a CDS encoding pyrimidine reductase family protein has translation MRRAHFATNFTSGDGELTESALRELYAYPRHLPRPWIRTNFVCSVDGAVSVDGRSGALGTPADKQVYDTLRELADVVVVGAGTVRAEDYGGVRIGPDGRQRRIESGMSDLPPIAVVSARAHLDPHSRLFADTDVTPIVFTCADADPGKVSDLANAGARVVTAGEHEVTSTGLVTALDELGLRRVLCEGGPSLFGRLAGDDCVDELCLTTAPVLAGGTAGRIATSPRAQVTAMTPAHILADSDGTVLTRWVRVPQL, from the coding sequence ATGCGCCGTGCACATTTTGCGACGAACTTCACATCCGGCGACGGAGAGCTGACCGAGAGCGCTCTGCGTGAACTCTACGCATACCCCCGACACCTGCCCCGTCCGTGGATTCGCACCAACTTCGTGTGCAGTGTCGACGGCGCCGTCTCCGTCGATGGCCGCAGCGGCGCGCTCGGAACTCCTGCGGACAAACAGGTCTACGACACATTGCGCGAGCTGGCCGACGTTGTGGTGGTGGGAGCGGGAACGGTGCGCGCCGAGGACTATGGGGGCGTTCGCATCGGCCCCGATGGTCGGCAACGCCGGATCGAGTCGGGAATGTCGGATCTTCCACCGATCGCCGTCGTCTCGGCCCGCGCCCACCTCGACCCGCACTCACGGCTGTTCGCGGACACCGACGTCACACCGATCGTCTTCACATGCGCGGACGCGGACCCTGGGAAGGTCTCGGATCTGGCGAACGCGGGAGCCCGCGTGGTGACGGCCGGCGAACATGAAGTGACCAGCACCGGCCTGGTCACCGCGTTGGACGAGCTGGGGCTGCGCAGGGTGCTGTGCGAAGGCGGCCCGAGCTTGTTCGGCCGACTCGCCGGCGACGACTGTGTGGACGAACTGTGCCTCACCACAGCGCCCGTTCTCGCCGGTGGAACCGCAGGCCGGATCGCTACGTCGCCGCGCGCACAAGTCACCGCGATGACTCCGGCGCACATCCTCGCCGACTCCGACGGAACCGTCCTCACCAGATGGGTGCGGGTGCCCCAGCTGTGA
- the zapE gene encoding cell division protein ZapE — protein sequence MHARLVDRSPVVPADQLVAQMVPPATFDEVSFASYIPDPAEPSQAAAVAKAEEFVGKVAKIRGGGRRGLFGKKTQTVGAGLYLDGGFGVGKTHLLASIFHSAPAPKAMGTFVELTHVVGALGFNKVVEELSEHSVLCIDEFELDDPGDTMLISRLLSELSVRGVSIVATSNTLPGQLGEGRFAAQDFLREIKKLGSIFETIRVDGPDYRHRDLPPAPDPMTSEQLVDRADAIPGATVDDFDELCKHLSTLHPSRYNKLVEGVSAVFLDGIRPAEDQSVALRLVVLADRLYDAGIPVAVSGAKLDTIFTPEMLAGGYRKKYLRATSRLLALSRFEVAAS from the coding sequence ATGCATGCACGCCTAGTCGACCGAAGCCCAGTGGTGCCGGCCGATCAGTTGGTAGCTCAGATGGTACCGCCGGCCACGTTCGACGAGGTGAGCTTCGCGTCATATATCCCGGATCCAGCAGAACCGAGCCAGGCTGCCGCAGTCGCGAAGGCTGAGGAATTTGTCGGGAAGGTTGCAAAGATCCGTGGCGGCGGGCGACGTGGGCTGTTCGGCAAGAAGACTCAGACCGTCGGCGCCGGGCTCTATCTCGACGGCGGCTTCGGTGTCGGTAAGACACACCTTCTCGCGTCGATCTTCCACAGCGCCCCGGCGCCCAAGGCGATGGGTACGTTCGTCGAATTGACCCATGTGGTCGGTGCTCTCGGCTTCAACAAGGTCGTCGAAGAACTGTCCGAACACAGTGTGCTCTGTATCGACGAGTTCGAACTCGACGATCCGGGCGACACCATGCTGATATCGCGGCTGTTGTCGGAACTGTCGGTCCGGGGTGTCTCCATCGTCGCGACCTCGAACACACTGCCCGGTCAGCTTGGCGAGGGCCGGTTCGCGGCGCAGGACTTCTTACGCGAGATCAAGAAGCTGGGCTCCATCTTCGAAACCATCCGGGTCGATGGGCCCGACTACCGTCACCGCGACCTGCCGCCGGCCCCCGACCCGATGACCTCCGAGCAACTGGTCGACCGCGCCGATGCCATCCCAGGCGCCACCGTCGACGACTTCGACGAGCTATGCAAACACCTCAGCACTTTGCATCCGTCCCGCTACAACAAGCTGGTCGAGGGCGTTTCGGCGGTCTTTCTCGACGGTATTCGCCCGGCGGAGGATCAGTCTGTGGCGCTGCGACTGGTGGTTCTCGCCGATCGTCTGTACGACGCGGGCATCCCGGTCGCGGTGTCGGGCGCCAAGCTCGACACGATCTTCACGCCCGAGATGCTCGCCGGTGGGTACCGGAAGAAGTATCTGCGTGCCACATCGCGTCTGCTCGCACTCTCACGCTTCGAGGTCGCCGCCAGCTGA
- a CDS encoding GNAT family N-acetyltransferase, with product MTVEINPAGIWDSEAIADVAAATFPLACPPHATEEDVATFIDDVLSAERFSEYLTDPNRTVLKVTHDGSIVGYAMLIDGEPADADVQEMVSLRPTTEISKLYVLPGSHGTGVASAMMDAIVERATAAGCAGLWLGVNQQNVRAQRFYGKHGFTKVGTRTFVVGTQVHHDYVMQRAL from the coding sequence GTGACTGTCGAGATCAACCCGGCCGGCATCTGGGATTCGGAGGCGATTGCCGATGTGGCCGCGGCCACCTTCCCGCTCGCCTGCCCGCCCCACGCGACAGAGGAAGACGTCGCCACATTCATCGACGACGTACTCTCGGCCGAGCGGTTCTCCGAGTACCTCACCGACCCGAACCGCACCGTCCTGAAGGTCACCCACGACGGGTCGATCGTCGGCTACGCGATGCTGATCGACGGTGAGCCCGCCGACGCGGACGTGCAAGAGATGGTGTCGTTGCGTCCGACCACGGAGATCAGCAAGCTGTATGTGCTCCCCGGGAGCCACGGGACCGGTGTTGCATCCGCCATGATGGATGCGATCGTCGAACGCGCAACCGCCGCCGGGTGTGCCGGGCTGTGGCTCGGGGTGAACCAGCAGAACGTCCGCGCACAGCGGTTCTACGGAAAACATGGATTCACGAAGGTCGGAACCAGAACGTTCGTCGTCGGCACACAGGTGCACCACGATTACGTGATGCAACGGGCGTTGTGA
- a CDS encoding RICIN domain-containing protein has translation MVTATVMTDDVPAHSISTFTPTARDEPGPIIGMNDLVLESPEGAVNGTQVLMEQPTGADNQNWVVGLDGQLFNPATSKCLDIQTMDELGNVVAPPADGTLVNVNGCNGFNTQEWRHDDNVVNGATSGGVIGNLFFSGGENICLAIVDPTSEAGSPLEVTDCTGGSDQMWRIPFFSD, from the coding sequence ATGGTCACCGCCACCGTGATGACGGACGATGTTCCCGCGCATTCGATCAGTACTTTTACCCCCACGGCGAGGGATGAACCGGGCCCGATTATCGGAATGAACGATCTCGTCTTGGAGTCGCCGGAGGGCGCCGTGAACGGAACTCAGGTGCTCATGGAGCAACCTACCGGAGCCGACAATCAGAATTGGGTCGTCGGCCTTGACGGGCAGCTTTTCAATCCGGCAACGAGCAAGTGTCTGGACATTCAGACGATGGATGAACTGGGCAATGTGGTCGCGCCCCCTGCCGATGGAACTCTGGTAAATGTGAACGGCTGCAACGGATTCAACACACAGGAGTGGCGCCATGACGACAATGTGGTGAACGGTGCGACTTCCGGCGGAGTGATAGGCAATCTCTTCTTCTCGGGAGGCGAGAACATTTGTTTGGCTATCGTCGATCCGACCAGCGAGGCTGGATCGCCGCTGGAGGTCACGGACTGTACCGGCGGCTCAGATCAGATGTGGCGAATACCGTTCTTCTCGGACTGA
- a CDS encoding 2-isopropylmalate synthase: MSNSTSFAGSFLASGQAADPFALLRHSALPWALRNESAGMSWSSFEDTYAPSNGRLRLGNWSATKSGLGMWDFEATLGIAESIRKVGARAPGPVGAMTSMLYDVGFSIEILSFHRHGIRYRAQDDFVHRAQDNFVHRAQDNFVHRTVTFLLCESGGTRLWAMGIDESQTESTLRAMISGANRLQAA, from the coding sequence ATGAGCAATTCCACTTCTTTCGCTGGGTCCTTTCTCGCGTCTGGCCAGGCGGCCGACCCGTTCGCCTTGCTTCGTCACAGTGCTTTGCCGTGGGCACTCCGGAATGAATCGGCCGGAATGAGCTGGTCGTCATTCGAGGACACGTACGCGCCGTCGAACGGAAGGCTCCGTCTGGGCAATTGGTCGGCGACGAAGTCTGGTCTGGGAATGTGGGATTTCGAGGCAACCCTCGGGATAGCCGAATCCATCCGCAAGGTGGGAGCACGGGCGCCGGGACCTGTCGGTGCCATGACGTCGATGCTGTACGACGTCGGATTCTCGATCGAGATCTTGTCGTTCCATCGGCACGGAATCAGATACCGCGCACAGGACGATTTCGTGCACCGCGCACAGGACAATTTCGTGCACCGCGCACAGGACAATTTCGTGCACCGCACGGTCACCTTCTTGCTCTGTGAAAGTGGCGGAACCCGACTGTGGGCGATGGGAATCGACGAGTCCCAAACGGAATCGACTCTCCGCGCGATGATTTCCGGCGCCAACAGGCTGCAGGCGGCCTGA
- a CDS encoding RNA-guided endonuclease InsQ/TnpB family protein, translating into MKQVVRVKLLADAQQLDAVVRTLAVCNDTATLVARIAHEKRVFRKRDLRAVTYATARGHGGLGAQVAQSVIRKVADSYTSLRANLRNGRYGAKGSRRRERVENTPIRFRPDAAQPFDDRCLSWGYDPGGRGGTVSIWTVDGRVKNLRFVGHPDQVAMLRQYRKGETDLVVQRDRRGTPTAYLIATCDVPDPPVASGDHLNTPDGWIGVDLGIVNIAVASDRTLGDHLIDTYGDGAPDGPAGRGSTKDRRTRNRELRHTLQKKSTKSAKRLLRRRARKEARFAADVNHQISKKVVAVAERTGRGIALEDLTGIRERVRLRKPQRATHSSWAFAQLGAFISYKAARVGVPVLSVDPANTSRRCIGCGHIDKKNRPHQERFCCLDCGFVEHADIVGSHNIAHRAAEDYRAQSTVPGAA; encoded by the coding sequence ATGAAGCAGGTGGTGCGCGTGAAGTTACTGGCTGATGCCCAGCAACTCGACGCTGTGGTCCGCACCCTGGCCGTGTGCAACGACACCGCCACCCTGGTGGCCCGGATCGCTCACGAGAAGCGGGTGTTCCGTAAACGTGATCTTCGGGCGGTCACCTATGCCACCGCCCGCGGGCATGGTGGGTTGGGTGCCCAGGTGGCGCAGTCGGTGATCCGGAAGGTCGCTGATTCGTACACCAGCCTGCGCGCCAACCTCCGCAACGGCAGGTACGGAGCGAAAGGCTCCCGGCGCCGGGAGCGGGTGGAAAACACGCCGATCCGGTTCCGCCCGGACGCGGCGCAACCGTTCGATGACCGGTGCCTGTCCTGGGGGTACGACCCGGGCGGCAGGGGCGGCACGGTGTCGATCTGGACGGTCGACGGTCGGGTGAAGAACCTGCGGTTCGTCGGCCACCCCGACCAGGTGGCGATGCTCCGGCAGTACCGGAAGGGGGAAACTGATCTCGTCGTACAGAGAGATCGCCGAGGAACACCGACCGCGTATTTGATCGCCACCTGCGATGTGCCCGACCCCCCGGTCGCCTCCGGGGACCATCTGAACACCCCGGACGGGTGGATCGGGGTGGATTTGGGGATCGTGAATATCGCCGTGGCCTCCGACCGGACACTCGGTGATCACCTCATCGACACCTACGGGGACGGCGCCCCGGACGGCCCTGCCGGGCGGGGTAGCACGAAGGACCGGCGTACCCGTAACCGGGAACTCCGGCACACTCTGCAGAAAAAGAGCACCAAATCCGCTAAACGGTTGTTGCGGCGCCGGGCTCGGAAGGAAGCCCGGTTCGCCGCCGACGTCAACCACCAGATATCGAAGAAGGTTGTGGCCGTGGCTGAACGCACCGGACGCGGGATCGCCCTGGAGGACCTCACGGGCATCCGCGAGCGGGTACGGCTCCGCAAGCCCCAACGGGCCACGCACTCGAGTTGGGCGTTCGCCCAGCTCGGGGCCTTCATTTCCTACAAGGCCGCCCGGGTGGGGGTGCCGGTGTTGTCGGTGGATCCGGCGAACACCAGCCGCCGCTGTATCGGGTGTGGTCACATCGACAAGAAAAACCGACCCCACCAGGAGCGGTTCTGTTGTCTCGACTGCGGTTTCGTTGAACATGCGGATATTGTCGGCTCGCACAACATCGCACACCGAGCCGCCGAGGACTACCGGGCCCAGTCAACGGTCCCTGGTGCGGCGTGA
- a CDS encoding TIGR02611 family protein: protein MDDSDLSPFQDAEGRWHRWRAHIAASPSLNLTYRLAVGVIGVLVLAAGVVAIPYPGPGWLIVFAGLGILASEFAWAHRLLHYARKRYDAFMAWFLKQSLVVRGLSTLLTCAVVLTTLWLLGTFGLVGTWIGLDYSWLESPL, encoded by the coding sequence GTGGACGATTCGGATCTGTCCCCATTCCAAGATGCGGAGGGTCGTTGGCACAGGTGGCGTGCGCACATCGCCGCCTCACCGAGCCTCAATCTCACGTACCGCCTCGCTGTGGGCGTGATCGGCGTTCTCGTACTCGCCGCCGGCGTCGTGGCGATTCCCTATCCGGGCCCCGGTTGGCTGATCGTATTCGCGGGACTCGGAATCCTCGCTTCCGAGTTCGCGTGGGCCCATCGTCTGCTGCACTACGCGCGCAAGCGCTACGACGCGTTCATGGCCTGGTTCTTGAAGCAATCGCTCGTGGTCAGGGGGCTGAGCACCCTTCTGACGTGTGCCGTTGTCCTCACTACGCTGTGGCTGCTGGGAACGTTCGGTCTGGTCGGAACGTGGATTGGTCTCGACTATTCATGGTTGGAGAGCCCGCTCTAA
- the thrS gene encoding threonine--tRNA ligase, with protein sequence MTTPVPVAPATLVRVPAGTTAGTAVREAGYPSKGSDAIVVVRDGDGQLKDLSWAPETDVEVEPVAADTEDGRSVIRHSAAHVLAQAVQQEFPDAKLGIGPPIKDGFYYDFAVDRPFTPEDLATLEKRMKKIIKGSQRFSRRVVESVEEARAELAAEPFKLELIDDKSGIDDPEIMEVGGSELTIYDNLDPRTGEKIWGDLCRGPHIPTTKHIPAFKLTRSSAAYWRGNQDNADLQRIYGTAWESVEAQDRHLELLAEAERRDHRKLGSELDLFSFPEELGSGLPVFHPKGGIIRTEMEDYSRKRHVEEGYDFVTTPHITKGHLYEVSGHLDWYREGMFPAMHIDEERNEDGTVRKPGQDYYLKPMNCPMHNLIFRSRGRSYRELPIRLFEFGSVYRYERSGVVHGLTRVRGMTQDDAHIYCTREQMRDELATTLQFVLGLLKDYGLDDFYLELSTKNPDKFVGDDEVWEEATATLAEVAEASGLSLLPDPGGAAFYGPKISVQVQDALGRTWQMSTIQLDFNLPERFDLEYTASDGTKQRPVMIHRALFGSIERFFGVLTEHYAGAFPAWLSPVQVVGIPVAETFADHLFGVVERLKSAGIRAEVDASDDRMQKKIFNNTAQKVPFMLLAGARDVEANAVSFRFRDGTQVNSVPVDEAVRIVTDWVVRRENASPTAELVRPGGEG encoded by the coding sequence GTGACCACCCCCGTACCTGTCGCCCCAGCCACCCTCGTCCGGGTGCCCGCGGGGACTACGGCCGGAACAGCGGTCCGGGAGGCCGGGTACCCGAGCAAGGGCTCGGACGCGATCGTCGTGGTCCGTGACGGCGACGGGCAACTCAAGGATCTGTCCTGGGCGCCCGAAACCGATGTCGAGGTCGAACCGGTGGCTGCGGACACCGAAGACGGTCGCAGCGTCATCCGGCATTCCGCGGCCCATGTGCTCGCGCAAGCAGTCCAGCAGGAGTTCCCCGACGCCAAGCTCGGTATCGGCCCACCCATCAAGGACGGCTTCTACTACGACTTTGCTGTCGACCGCCCGTTCACTCCCGAGGATCTGGCCACCCTCGAGAAGAGGATGAAGAAGATCATCAAGGGGTCGCAGCGCTTCTCGCGCCGCGTCGTCGAGTCGGTCGAGGAGGCGCGGGCCGAGCTGGCGGCGGAGCCCTTCAAGCTCGAGCTGATCGACGACAAGTCGGGAATCGACGATCCGGAGATCATGGAGGTGGGCGGTAGCGAGCTCACCATCTACGACAACCTGGATCCGCGGACCGGCGAGAAGATCTGGGGCGACCTGTGCCGTGGCCCCCACATCCCCACGACCAAACACATCCCGGCGTTCAAGCTCACCCGCAGTTCCGCCGCGTACTGGCGCGGTAACCAGGACAACGCCGATTTGCAACGCATCTACGGGACCGCCTGGGAGTCGGTGGAGGCGCAGGATCGGCACCTCGAACTTCTCGCCGAGGCCGAGCGGCGCGACCACCGCAAGCTGGGGTCGGAGCTGGACCTGTTCAGCTTCCCGGAAGAACTCGGCTCCGGTCTGCCGGTGTTCCATCCCAAGGGCGGCATCATCCGCACCGAGATGGAGGACTACTCACGCAAGCGCCATGTGGAGGAAGGGTACGACTTCGTCACCACCCCCCACATCACCAAGGGTCACCTGTACGAGGTGTCGGGCCACCTCGACTGGTACCGCGAGGGCATGTTCCCGGCGATGCATATCGACGAGGAGCGCAACGAGGACGGCACCGTGCGCAAGCCGGGCCAGGACTACTACCTCAAGCCGATGAACTGCCCGATGCACAATCTGATCTTCCGCTCCCGCGGTCGGTCGTATCGCGAGCTGCCGATCAGGCTGTTCGAATTCGGCTCGGTGTATCGCTACGAGAGGTCGGGTGTCGTCCACGGGCTGACCCGCGTGCGTGGAATGACCCAGGACGACGCGCACATCTACTGCACACGCGAACAGATGCGCGACGAACTGGCCACCACACTGCAATTCGTTCTCGGTCTGCTGAAGGACTACGGCCTCGACGACTTCTACCTCGAGCTGTCGACCAAGAACCCGGACAAGTTCGTCGGCGACGACGAGGTCTGGGAGGAAGCCACCGCGACGCTGGCCGAGGTGGCCGAAGCATCCGGGTTGAGCCTGTTGCCCGACCCCGGGGGCGCCGCGTTCTACGGCCCCAAGATCTCGGTACAGGTCCAGGACGCGCTGGGGCGTACGTGGCAGATGTCGACCATTCAGCTCGATTTCAACCTGCCCGAGCGTTTCGATCTCGAGTACACGGCGAGCGATGGCACGAAGCAGCGTCCGGTGATGATCCACCGCGCGCTTTTCGGCTCGATCGAACGGTTCTTCGGAGTGTTGACCGAGCACTACGCCGGCGCGTTCCCGGCCTGGCTCTCACCCGTTCAGGTGGTGGGCATCCCGGTGGCGGAGACCTTCGCCGATCACCTCTTCGGCGTGGTGGAGCGGCTGAAGAGCGCCGGCATCAGAGCGGAGGTCGACGCGAGCGACGACCGGATGCAGAAGAAGATCTTCAACAACACCGCTCAGAAGGTGCCGTTCATGCTCCTCGCGGGCGCCCGCGATGTGGAGGCGAACGCCGTGAGCTTCCGCTTCCGTGACGGTACCCAGGTCAATTCGGTGCCCGTCGACGAAGCGGTTCGCATCGTCACCGACTGGGTTGTCCGCCGTGAAAATGCTTCGCCGACAGCGGAGTTGGTTCGACCGGGCGGGGAGGGGTGA
- a CDS encoding HIT family protein: protein MAEGEEVGADEMPGGVGPLVDRGPGEPDHLQRIWSPHRMSYIAEAPKSRDALNEPFIDIPKMDDEEGLIVARGEHVYAVLNLYPYNPGHMMIVPYRKVAALEDLTPEESAELMSFTQQALRVMKRVSRPDGFNVGLNLGRAAGGSLAEHLHQHIVPRWRGDANFITVLAGVKVMPQLLRETRELLAKAWMSDR, encoded by the coding sequence ATGGCCGAAGGCGAGGAAGTGGGCGCCGACGAAATGCCGGGCGGTGTAGGGCCGCTCGTGGACCGCGGCCCGGGGGAGCCCGATCACCTTCAGCGGATCTGGTCGCCGCATCGCATGTCGTACATCGCCGAGGCCCCGAAATCGCGGGACGCTCTCAATGAGCCGTTCATCGACATCCCGAAAATGGACGACGAGGAGGGGCTGATCGTGGCGCGCGGCGAGCACGTCTACGCGGTGCTCAACCTGTACCCGTACAACCCGGGTCACATGATGATCGTGCCCTATCGCAAGGTCGCCGCGCTGGAAGATCTCACGCCGGAAGAGAGCGCCGAACTGATGTCGTTCACGCAGCAGGCTCTGCGTGTGATGAAGCGGGTGTCGCGGCCGGACGGGTTCAACGTCGGCCTGAACCTGGGTAGGGCGGCCGGCGGCTCACTCGCCGAACACCTGCACCAGCACATCGTTCCCCGATGGCGTGGTGACGCCAACTTCATCACTGTGCTCGCAGGGGTCAAGGTGATGCCGCAGCTGCTGCGGGAGACGAGGGAATTGCTGGCGAAGGCTTGGATGAGTGATCGCTAG
- the pgsA gene encoding phosphatidylinositol phosphate synthase has translation MLSFFGRASVSKVTAPLGKALVKTGLTPDSVTIIGTVATVAGAVTLFPSGHLFWGTMVIWLFVMFDMLDGAMARARGGGTRFGAVLDATSDRIADGAIFAGLAWWAVYHENSKPLLVATLICLVTSQVISYAKARAEASGLSADGGLIERPDRLVLVLVGAGVTGLGVPWAIHVAMWLLAVGSVITVFQRILAVRGSAGARDLLPVQATDDTSDDGQSTSQ, from the coding sequence GTGCTGAGCTTCTTCGGACGGGCATCCGTGTCCAAGGTGACGGCACCGTTGGGAAAGGCGCTGGTCAAGACCGGGCTCACACCCGACTCCGTCACGATCATCGGCACCGTCGCAACTGTGGCGGGCGCGGTGACGCTGTTTCCCAGCGGGCATTTGTTCTGGGGAACGATGGTCATCTGGCTGTTCGTGATGTTCGACATGCTCGACGGTGCGATGGCCCGCGCACGAGGCGGTGGCACCCGATTCGGCGCGGTGCTCGACGCCACGTCCGACAGGATTGCAGACGGCGCGATCTTTGCCGGTCTCGCCTGGTGGGCGGTCTATCACGAGAACAGCAAACCGCTGCTGGTCGCGACGCTCATCTGCCTTGTGACCTCGCAGGTAATCTCGTATGCGAAGGCGCGCGCCGAGGCGAGCGGCCTGTCCGCGGACGGTGGGCTGATCGAACGCCCCGACCGCCTGGTCCTGGTGCTCGTGGGTGCGGGCGTGACCGGTCTCGGCGTCCCATGGGCGATTCACGTCGCCATGTGGTTGCTTGCGGTGGGGAGTGTGATCACCGTGTTCCAGCGGATTCTTGCCGTACGGGGTTCGGCCGGCGCACGGGACTTGCTGCCGGTGCAGGCGACGGACGATACATCCGATGACGGACAGTCGACTTCGCAATGA